Proteins from a single region of Pseudomonas sp. 10S4:
- a CDS encoding LysR family transcriptional regulator, protein MQKMGLLELNAVVAVSTHRSFRRAADELGMSPSAMSHAIAALEQRMGVRLFNRTTRSVSLSEAGEQFLARVRPALHEISAAMEAVNQFRDTPSGTLRINATEGAVQMLMTPVVVEFLKRYPDMRLDIVTDTALVDIVADGFDAGIRLSDSVPLDMIAVPCSPPLKFAVVGSPDYFARHPKPRSPTDLAGHSCIRTRFASGTLYRWEFEKRGQQQIIDVNGPLTLDSHQLIVDAALQGVGLACTNEHSIAGHLAAGRLIRVLQDWLPPYPGLCLYYPANRHVPAGLRAFIELVREVFGRKTAK, encoded by the coding sequence ATGCAGAAGATGGGTTTATTGGAACTCAACGCCGTGGTCGCCGTTTCAACCCACCGCAGTTTCCGCCGCGCGGCGGATGAACTGGGTATGTCGCCCTCGGCCATGAGCCACGCCATTGCTGCGCTGGAGCAGCGCATGGGCGTGCGTCTGTTCAATCGCACCACCCGTAGCGTCTCGTTATCGGAGGCCGGCGAGCAGTTCCTGGCCCGGGTGCGGCCGGCGCTGCACGAGATCTCGGCGGCGATGGAGGCCGTGAACCAGTTTCGCGACACACCGAGCGGCACCCTGCGGATCAACGCCACTGAAGGCGCGGTGCAGATGCTCATGACCCCGGTGGTGGTGGAATTCCTCAAACGTTACCCGGACATGCGCCTGGACATCGTCACCGACACCGCGTTGGTGGACATTGTCGCCGACGGGTTCGACGCCGGTATCCGCCTGTCCGACAGCGTCCCCCTGGACATGATTGCCGTGCCCTGTAGCCCGCCGCTGAAGTTTGCGGTGGTCGGGTCGCCCGACTATTTCGCCCGCCATCCCAAACCCCGTTCACCGACGGATCTGGCTGGGCACAGCTGCATTCGCACGCGGTTTGCCAGCGGCACGCTATACCGTTGGGAATTCGAAAAACGTGGCCAACAGCAGATCATCGACGTCAACGGCCCGCTCACCCTCGACAGCCATCAACTGATCGTCGACGCCGCGCTTCAAGGTGTAGGGCTGGCCTGTACCAACGAACATTCGATTGCCGGGCATCTGGCCGCCGGTCGGTTGATTCGGGTGCTGCAAGACTGGTTGCCGCCCTACCCCGGCCTCTGTCTCTATTACCCGGCCAACCGACATGTTCCCGCCGGTTTACGCGCGTTTATCGAGCTGGTTCGCGAGGTTTTCGGAAGAAAAACCGCCAAATGA
- a CDS encoding CBS domain-containing protein, translated as MKTVAQLLKLKDQKNQEVHQIKPDHMVLEALMKMAEKNVGALLVVENDEVLGIISERDYARKLVLHGRSSVGTPVRDIMASPVITVDTHQTVDTCLGIMSDRRLRHLPVVENGKLLGLLSIGDLVKEAIAEQAELIRQLEQYIRGE; from the coding sequence ATGAAAACCGTCGCCCAACTGCTCAAGTTGAAAGATCAGAAGAATCAGGAAGTGCACCAGATCAAACCCGACCACATGGTGCTCGAAGCACTGATGAAGATGGCCGAGAAGAACGTCGGTGCCTTGCTGGTGGTGGAGAACGACGAAGTGCTGGGCATCATCAGTGAGCGCGACTACGCGCGCAAACTGGTGCTGCACGGCCGCTCTTCGGTGGGCACCCCGGTACGCGACATCATGGCGTCCCCGGTGATCACCGTCGACACCCACCAAACCGTCGATACCTGCCTGGGTATCATGTCCGACAGACGCCTGCGCCACCTGCCTGTGGTGGAGAACGGCAAGTTGCTGGGCTTGCTGTCCATCGGTGACCTGGTCAAGGAAGCGATTGCCGAACAGGCGGAATTGATTCGTCAGTTGGAGCAGTACATTCGCGGGGAGTGA
- a CDS encoding glutathione S-transferase N-terminal domain-containing protein, with protein MYQLYGQQNSGAAAIEAALELCAIPYRFIDVAGSAEAAHALEKLNPMKQIPTLELPDGSALTESAAILIHLGLTFPSSGLLPDNPAERDQAIRGLVYIICNCYQAIGLIDYPERWLAEADESSRENLMAGARARLHWSWEVFADQFSGELYLGAEIPGALDVLAAVVTRWAGSREHLRSARPGFYAWLTRIDRHPTLAPVFARHWPT; from the coding sequence ATGTATCAGCTTTACGGACAACAGAACTCCGGCGCGGCGGCGATAGAAGCGGCCCTCGAACTCTGCGCGATCCCTTATCGGTTTATCGATGTCGCCGGTTCCGCAGAGGCGGCCCATGCGCTGGAAAAGCTCAACCCGATGAAGCAGATCCCGACACTGGAGCTGCCTGACGGCAGTGCTCTGACCGAGAGCGCGGCGATCCTCATTCACTTGGGGCTGACTTTTCCCTCGTCGGGCCTGCTGCCAGACAACCCGGCAGAGCGGGATCAGGCCATTCGCGGCCTGGTCTACATCATCTGCAATTGCTATCAGGCCATAGGCCTCATCGACTACCCCGAACGCTGGTTGGCCGAGGCTGACGAATCGTCCAGGGAAAACCTCATGGCCGGCGCTCGTGCGCGATTGCATTGGAGTTGGGAGGTGTTTGCCGATCAGTTTTCCGGTGAGCTGTACCTGGGCGCCGAGATCCCGGGAGCGCTGGATGTGCTGGCAGCAGTGGTGACGCGCTGGGCCGGGAGCCGGGAGCATTTACGCAGTGCCAGACCGGGTTTTTACGCCTGGCTGACGCGGATTGATCGGCATCCGACCTTGGCGCCGGTCTTTGCCCGGCATTGGCCGACCTGA